In a single window of the Nocardioides sp. L-11A genome:
- a CDS encoding class I adenylate-forming enzyme family protein, translating into MSLIDPQLAAEYRRRGWWSDDTVGAAVARNAARWPERPAWTSGDASLSWARFDAEATALARVLAGAGVGAGDRVAVCMPDGIEIHLAFVAVERLGATVVGLGGKAGVREIAHLLGRSDCEVLLTPPGYDARPAADLVAELADRGIAPRHLTVELEDGRIATRSPGAPEPVRPVERLPDVVADPDGLYLINSTSGTTGLPKAVLHTQNRWHYFHTRAVAHGELREGEVMLSIVPAPFGFGLWTSHVTPAKLGAHTVVLPRFSALAAARAIQEHRVTVLCCVSTQFIMMLAEAALDDFDLSSLRVVFTGGEAVPEAKAREFEERTGARILQFYGSNETGLLSGTTTADPLRKRLRTAGRIVPEMNVRLYDGTTEVTSSGRGQPACRGPALSLGYLGDAEANAALFTPDGWMLMGDICEVDEEGYLSVVGRISEFVVRGGKNIPLAVVESDALGHPAIRHAAAVPMPDPVLGERVCLFAELHPGHELGLDGLVDHLARQGVSRELFPERLEIVPELPRSSGAKVAKGELRRRIAEIREREPAPR; encoded by the coding sequence ATGAGTCTGATCGACCCGCAGCTCGCCGCGGAGTACCGCCGCCGGGGCTGGTGGAGCGACGACACCGTCGGCGCGGCGGTCGCCCGCAACGCCGCCCGGTGGCCGGAGCGGCCCGCGTGGACCAGCGGGGACGCGTCGCTGTCCTGGGCGCGCTTCGACGCCGAGGCGACCGCGCTCGCCCGGGTCCTCGCCGGCGCCGGGGTCGGCGCGGGCGACCGGGTGGCGGTCTGCATGCCCGACGGGATCGAGATCCACCTCGCCTTCGTCGCTGTCGAGCGGCTCGGTGCGACCGTCGTCGGCCTCGGCGGCAAGGCCGGGGTCCGCGAGATCGCCCACCTGCTGGGCCGCAGTGACTGTGAGGTGCTGCTCACGCCGCCCGGGTACGACGCCCGCCCCGCCGCCGACCTCGTCGCGGAGCTCGCGGACCGGGGGATCGCGCCCCGGCACCTCACGGTCGAGCTGGAGGACGGCCGGATCGCGACCCGCTCCCCGGGTGCGCCGGAGCCGGTCCGGCCGGTCGAGCGACTGCCCGACGTCGTCGCGGACCCCGACGGGCTCTACCTGATCAACTCCACCTCGGGCACGACCGGGCTGCCGAAGGCCGTGCTGCACACCCAGAACCGCTGGCACTACTTCCACACCCGCGCGGTCGCCCATGGCGAGCTCCGGGAGGGCGAGGTGATGCTGTCGATCGTCCCGGCGCCCTTCGGCTTCGGGCTGTGGACCTCCCACGTCACGCCGGCCAAGCTCGGCGCGCACACGGTGGTGCTGCCCCGGTTCAGTGCGCTCGCCGCCGCCCGGGCGATCCAGGAGCACCGGGTCACGGTGCTGTGCTGCGTGAGCACCCAGTTCATCATGATGCTGGCCGAGGCGGCCCTCGACGACTTCGACCTCAGCTCCCTGCGGGTCGTCTTCACCGGTGGCGAGGCGGTGCCGGAGGCGAAGGCCCGTGAGTTCGAGGAGCGCACCGGTGCCCGGATCCTGCAGTTCTACGGCTCCAACGAGACCGGGCTGCTGAGCGGTACGACGACCGCGGACCCCCTGCGCAAGCGGCTGCGTACCGCGGGCCGGATCGTCCCGGAGATGAACGTGCGGCTCTACGACGGTACGACGGAGGTGACCTCCTCGGGACGCGGGCAGCCCGCCTGCCGCGGCCCGGCCCTCTCGCTGGGCTACCTCGGCGACGCGGAGGCGAACGCCGCGCTGTTCACCCCGGACGGCTGGATGCTCATGGGCGACATCTGCGAGGTCGACGAGGAGGGCTACCTCAGCGTCGTCGGCCGGATCTCCGAGTTCGTCGTCCGGGGTGGCAAGAACATCCCGCTGGCGGTCGTCGAGAGCGATGCGCTCGGCCATCCCGCGATCCGCCATGCCGCCGCGGTGCCGATGCCCGACCCGGTGCTGGGGGAGCGGGTCTGCCTCTTCGCCGAGCTGCACCCCGGCCACGAGCTCGGGCTCGACGGACTCGTCGACCACCTGGCGCGCCAGGGGGTGTCGCGAGAGCTGTTCCCGGAGCGCCTCGAGATCGTGCCGGAGCTGCCGCGCTCCAGCGGCGCGAAGGTCGCCAAGGGCGAGCTGCGCCGCCGGATCGCGGAGATCCGCGAGCGGGAGCCGGCTCCCCGATGA
- a CDS encoding FCD domain-containing protein yields MTPPGNPAPAGGVRFARLAEQIADDLRTRLLVGDLAEATELAVEESLRGHYAVSKPTFREAMRVLEAEGLITVRRGAIGGAVVHRPDAEHVAYSLGMALAGKGVSITDVAQALREVEPACAAACAGRADRMQEIVPILSRLHERSVKVVDNLVEVTALSRMFHETLVDLCGNQSLVMLAGALESLWSSHEAAWAHRSADTVDIPRAERLEALDEHRELIDAIADGDPEAARKIALRHLLVAQIYPGDQIDVLISPTSVRKRFTDSSG; encoded by the coding sequence ATGACCCCTCCAGGCAATCCGGCACCCGCCGGCGGCGTGCGTTTCGCGCGCCTTGCCGAGCAGATCGCCGACGACCTGCGGACCCGGCTCCTCGTGGGCGACCTCGCCGAGGCCACCGAGCTCGCTGTCGAGGAGTCGCTGCGTGGTCATTACGCGGTCAGCAAGCCGACCTTCCGCGAGGCGATGCGCGTGCTCGAGGCGGAGGGACTGATCACCGTCCGGCGCGGCGCCATCGGCGGGGCCGTCGTCCACCGCCCCGACGCCGAGCACGTCGCCTACAGCCTCGGCATGGCCCTCGCCGGCAAGGGGGTCAGCATCACCGACGTCGCCCAGGCGCTGCGCGAGGTCGAGCCCGCCTGCGCCGCTGCCTGCGCCGGCCGCGCGGACCGGATGCAGGAGATCGTCCCCATCCTCTCCCGTCTCCACGAGCGCTCGGTCAAGGTCGTCGACAACCTCGTCGAGGTGACCGCGCTCTCCCGGATGTTCCACGAGACCCTGGTCGATCTGTGCGGCAACCAGTCGCTGGTGATGCTGGCCGGGGCCCTGGAGTCGCTGTGGAGCTCCCACGAGGCTGCCTGGGCCCACCGCTCCGCCGACACCGTGGACATCCCCCGCGCGGAGCGCCTCGAGGCCCTCGACGAGCACCGCGAGCTGATCGACGCGATCGCCGACGGCGACCCCGAGGCGGCACGCAAGATCGCCCTGCGGCACCTGCTCGTCGCCCAGATCTACCCCGGCGACCAGATCGACGTCCTGATCTCGCCGACGTCGGTCCGCAAGCGCTTCACCGACTCCTCCGGCTGA
- a CDS encoding LLM class flavin-dependent oxidoreductase, with amino-acid sequence MSRARIGLLFDVRNPVPWARPWPELLAGTLDLVVEAERQGADAIWATEHHGFEDGYLSQPLTFLAAAAARTSRVRLGTGVLLAALRHPRHVSEQAALVDNLSDGRLELGVGAGYAPTEFATFGRDLGRRMSLADQSIRDLRSDLWDGRLRPPPVQARVPLWLGYQGPQGARRAGRLGVGLLSPDPRLLAPYREGLAEGGHPADTAAMGGLVPLVLSSDPERTARRLAPHYAHQTRTYAGARHSGGEPVPPASPEDLDALVTTMLDPSGRGLRVVTVDAAVRELGAVLDAAPIRHLYFWATVAAMPEDLVHEHLALTLGRLAPRLRAR; translated from the coding sequence ATGAGCCGCGCGAGGATCGGCCTGCTCTTCGACGTCCGCAACCCGGTGCCCTGGGCGCGTCCCTGGCCCGAGCTGCTCGCCGGGACGCTCGACCTCGTCGTCGAGGCCGAGCGCCAGGGCGCCGACGCGATCTGGGCGACCGAGCACCACGGCTTCGAGGACGGCTACCTGAGCCAGCCGCTGACCTTCCTGGCGGCGGCCGCCGCCCGGACCAGCCGCGTGCGCCTGGGCACCGGCGTCCTGCTGGCCGCGCTGCGTCACCCCCGCCACGTGAGCGAGCAGGCCGCGCTCGTCGACAACCTCAGCGACGGGCGGCTCGAGCTCGGCGTCGGCGCCGGCTACGCCCCCACGGAGTTCGCGACCTTCGGTCGCGACCTCGGACGCCGGATGTCCTTGGCCGACCAGAGCATCCGCGACCTGCGGTCGGACCTGTGGGACGGCCGCCTCCGGCCGCCGCCGGTCCAGGCCAGGGTCCCGCTGTGGCTCGGGTACCAGGGGCCGCAGGGAGCGCGGCGCGCCGGCCGACTCGGCGTCGGACTGCTCTCCCCCGACCCGCGGCTGCTGGCGCCGTACCGTGAGGGCCTGGCCGAAGGCGGGCACCCGGCCGACACGGCGGCGATGGGTGGCCTGGTGCCGCTCGTGCTGAGCAGCGACCCGGAGCGCACCGCCCGCCGCCTGGCACCGCACTACGCGCACCAGACGCGCACCTACGCCGGCGCCCGGCATTCCGGCGGCGAGCCCGTCCCGCCGGCGAGCCCGGAGGACCTCGACGCGCTCGTCACCACGATGCTGGACCCGTCCGGCCGGGGCCTGCGGGTCGTCACGGTGGACGCGGCCGTGCGGGAGCTGGGAGCCGTCCTCGACGCCGCTCCCATCCGCCACCTCTACTTCTGGGCCACCGTGGCCGCCATGCCCGAGGACCTGGTCCACGAGCACCTCGCCCTCACCCTCGGCCGGCTGGCTCCCCGACTTCGGGCACGATGA
- a CDS encoding bifunctional FO biosynthesis protein CofGH produces the protein MSEVPTPQAPTPQQVRRALARVERGAVLDVGEAAVLLAAVGGDLDRLCVAAGRVRDAGLVAAGRPGVVTFSPKVFVPITRLCRDRCHYCTFVETPTQGVREGRAPYLSPDEILDIARQGASLGCLEALFTLGDRPEDRWPQARAWLDEQGYDSTIAYVRAMAIRVLEETGLLPHLNPGVMSWEELNRLKAVSPSMGMMLETTSSRLYETKGLAHYGSPDKDPATRLRVLEDAGRLGIPFTTGLLVGIGETLAERAETIFALRRVSRAYGAVQEVIVQNFRAKPDTVMRHVDDLDLSEYRAAIAVTRIVLGPKARIQAPPNLVDLNECRALLDAGVDDWGGVSPLTPDHVNPERPWPSLERLRSITEQCGFDLKARLTVHPEYVTGALGRGEAWIDPRLHAHVAALAGPDGLAVPDVRPVGLAWQEPDGGFDADHGRGRTNLHEAVDSEGRSEDRRSDFASVYGDWATVGEAAAITSRLDGLIDGTPAVLHAEGGDALRAAEAAASAGLVDLSDEHALTLMTAEGDLLRQVIGLADDLRKQVVGDTVTYVVNRNINFTNVCYVGCRFCAFAQRRTDADAYSLSYAEVADRAQEAWDLGATEVCMQGGIDPELPASAYFDIAAAVKQRVPDMHVHAFSPMEVVNGTARTGLSIEDFLIKARESGLGSLPGTAAEILDDEVRWVLTKGKLPTSTWIEIVTTAHRIGLPTTSTMMYGHVDNPRHWVTHLNVLKGIQDTAVANGSSGFTEFVPLPFVHTSAPIYLAGVARPGPTLRDNLAVHAMARILLHGRISNIQTSWVKLGIEGTRAMLQAGANDLGGTLMEETISRMAGSQHGSAKTIEELTHIAHGINRPVHERTTLYDHPVRQAG, from the coding sequence ATGTCCGAGGTACCGACCCCCCAGGCCCCGACCCCCCAGCAGGTTCGTCGTGCGTTGGCGCGGGTGGAGCGTGGTGCTGTTCTGGATGTGGGTGAGGCGGCGGTGTTGTTGGCCGCGGTCGGTGGTGATCTGGATCGGTTGTGTGTTGCGGCGGGTCGGGTGCGGGATGCGGGTCTGGTCGCTGCTGGCCGTCCTGGTGTGGTGACGTTCTCGCCGAAGGTGTTCGTCCCGATCACCCGGTTGTGTCGGGATCGGTGTCATTACTGCACGTTCGTGGAGACTCCGACCCAGGGGGTCCGGGAGGGGCGGGCGCCGTATCTGTCGCCGGACGAGATCCTCGACATCGCCCGCCAGGGCGCGTCGTTGGGGTGTCTGGAGGCGTTGTTCACGTTGGGTGATCGGCCGGAGGACCGGTGGCCGCAGGCGCGGGCGTGGTTGGACGAGCAGGGCTATGACTCCACGATCGCGTATGTGCGGGCGATGGCGATCCGGGTCCTCGAGGAGACCGGTCTGCTGCCGCACCTGAACCCGGGTGTGATGTCGTGGGAGGAGTTGAATCGGCTCAAGGCGGTGTCGCCGTCGATGGGGATGATGCTGGAGACCACCTCGTCCCGGTTGTACGAGACGAAGGGTCTGGCTCATTACGGGTCGCCGGACAAGGACCCCGCTACCCGGTTGCGGGTTCTGGAGGACGCGGGCCGGTTGGGGATCCCGTTCACGACGGGTCTGTTGGTCGGGATCGGGGAGACCCTGGCCGAGCGGGCGGAGACGATCTTCGCGCTCCGGAGGGTCTCCCGCGCCTATGGGGCGGTCCAGGAGGTGATCGTGCAGAACTTCCGCGCGAAGCCCGACACCGTGATGCGTCATGTCGACGATCTGGACCTGAGCGAGTATCGGGCGGCGATCGCGGTGACCCGGATCGTGCTCGGTCCCAAGGCGCGGATCCAGGCACCCCCGAACCTGGTCGACCTGAATGAATGCCGTGCGTTGCTGGATGCGGGGGTCGATGACTGGGGTGGGGTGTCGCCGTTGACGCCGGATCATGTGAACCCCGAACGGCCGTGGCCCTCGCTGGAGCGGCTGCGGTCGATCACCGAGCAGTGTGGGTTCGACCTCAAGGCCCGCCTGACGGTGCATCCGGAGTACGTCACCGGTGCGTTGGGTCGGGGTGAGGCGTGGATCGACCCGCGGCTGCATGCCCACGTCGCCGCGCTCGCGGGCCCGGACGGGCTGGCGGTCCCCGACGTCCGCCCGGTCGGGCTGGCGTGGCAGGAGCCCGACGGCGGATTCGACGCCGACCACGGACGCGGCCGCACGAACCTCCACGAAGCAGTGGACAGCGAAGGCCGTAGCGAGGACCGGCGTTCCGATTTCGCCTCGGTGTACGGCGACTGGGCCACCGTCGGCGAGGCCGCCGCGATCACCAGCCGGCTCGACGGGCTGATCGATGGCACCCCGGCCGTGCTGCACGCGGAGGGTGGTGACGCGCTGCGGGCCGCGGAGGCGGCCGCCTCCGCGGGTCTGGTGGACCTGTCCGATGAGCACGCGCTCACCCTGATGACCGCGGAAGGGGACCTGCTCCGTCAGGTCATCGGGTTGGCCGACGACCTCCGCAAACAGGTCGTCGGTGACACGGTGACGTATGTGGTGAACCGGAACATCAACTTCACCAACGTCTGCTACGTCGGGTGCCGGTTCTGTGCGTTCGCGCAACGCCGCACCGACGCCGACGCCTACTCCCTGTCCTATGCCGAGGTCGCTGATCGGGCCCAGGAGGCCTGGGACCTCGGCGCTACCGAGGTGTGTATGCAGGGCGGGATCGACCCCGAACTCCCCGCCAGCGCCTATTTCGACATCGCCGCCGCGGTCAAACAACGCGTGCCCGACATGCATGTCCATGCGTTCTCACCGATGGAGGTCGTCAACGGCACCGCCCGCACCGGCCTGAGTATCGAGGACTTCCTCATCAAAGCCCGTGAATCAGGGCTCGGCTCCCTGCCAGGGACCGCGGCGGAGATCCTCGACGACGAGGTCCGCTGGGTCCTGACCAAGGGCAAGCTGCCCACCTCGACCTGGATCGAGATCGTCACGACCGCCCACCGCATCGGACTCCCGACCACGTCCACGATGATGTACGGCCACGTCGACAACCCCCGCCATTGGGTCACCCATCTCAATGTCTTGAAGGGCATCCAAGACACCGCGGTCGCCAACGGCAGCAGTGGGTTCACCGAGTTCGTACCCCTGCCGTTCGTCCACACCTCCGCGCCGATCTACCTCGCGGGCGTGGCCCGGCCCGGACCGACCCTGCGGGACAACCTCGCCGTGCACGCGATGGCGAGGATCCTGCTCCACGGCCGGATCTCCAACATCCAGACCTCCTGGGTCAAACTCGGCATCGAGGGCACCCGAGCCATGCTCCAAGCCGGCGCCAACGACCTCGGCGGGACCCTCATGGAAGAGACCATCTCCCGCATGGCCGGCTCCCAACACGGCTCCGCCAAAACCATCGAAGAACTCACCCACATCGCCCACGGCATCAACCGCCCCGTCCACGAACGCACCACCCTCTACGACCACCCGGTGCGTCAGGCCGGCTGA
- a CDS encoding DUF1295 domain-containing protein, translating to MSRTASLTRVALAYVVAFGVATAWLLWGPDTRWLWLDGLIADVLATLVVFAASRLHRNSSFYDAYWSVLPPYLAGYWWWAADVTRDDPRAWLVLGVIVVWAVRLTANWVRSFPGLHHEDWRYPLVRERAGRFELLADLVGIHLVPTIQVFLGLVPAYAVLARPGRDLGWLDGVALAVGLGAVVLALVADAQMRGFLEDRIPGQVMDRGLWAWSRHPNYLGEIGFWWSLALFGIAAAPGDWWWLCVGGVGMVAMFLGASIPMMERRSLERRPAYQEVVERVPMLVPRPPRRVRAT from the coding sequence GTGAGCAGGACTGCGTCGCTGACCCGCGTGGCCCTGGCCTATGTCGTCGCGTTCGGCGTCGCGACGGCGTGGCTGCTGTGGGGGCCTGACACCCGCTGGCTGTGGCTCGACGGGCTGATCGCCGACGTCCTGGCCACCCTCGTGGTGTTCGCCGCCAGCCGGCTGCACCGCAACTCCAGCTTCTACGACGCGTACTGGAGCGTGCTGCCGCCGTACCTCGCCGGCTATTGGTGGTGGGCCGCCGATGTCACCCGCGACGACCCACGGGCCTGGCTGGTGCTCGGCGTGATCGTGGTGTGGGCGGTGCGGCTGACCGCCAACTGGGTGCGCTCCTTCCCCGGCCTGCACCACGAGGACTGGCGCTATCCGTTGGTGCGGGAGCGGGCCGGCCGCTTCGAGCTGCTGGCCGACCTGGTCGGCATCCACCTGGTGCCGACGATCCAGGTCTTCCTCGGCCTGGTCCCGGCCTATGCCGTGCTCGCCCGTCCGGGCCGGGACCTCGGCTGGCTCGACGGGGTCGCCCTGGCGGTCGGCCTCGGGGCGGTGGTCCTGGCGCTCGTCGCCGATGCCCAGATGCGCGGCTTCCTCGAGGATCGCATCCCCGGCCAGGTCATGGACCGGGGTCTGTGGGCCTGGTCCCGCCACCCCAATTACCTCGGCGAGATCGGCTTCTGGTGGAGCCTGGCACTGTTCGGCATCGCCGCCGCGCCGGGGGACTGGTGGTGGCTGTGCGTCGGCGGCGTCGGCATGGTCGCGATGTTCCTCGGCGCGAGCATCCCGATGATGGAGCGGCGCAGTCTCGAGCGGCGGCCGGCGTACCAGGAGGTCGTCGAGCGGGTGCCGATGCTGGTCCCGCGCCCGCCCCGTCGGGTCCGGGCGACGTGA
- a CDS encoding GPGG-motif small membrane protein, whose protein sequence is MALILWILAVILVVSGIFSLFRGELLWGIVLIVVGLLVGPGGVSLFT, encoded by the coding sequence GTGGCACTCATCTTGTGGATCCTGGCCGTGATCCTCGTGGTCTCCGGCATCTTCAGCCTCTTCCGGGGCGAGCTGCTCTGGGGGATCGTGCTGATCGTCGTTGGCCTGCTGGTCGGTCCTGGAGGCGTCAGCCTCTTCACCTGA
- a CDS encoding DUF4126 domain-containing protein — protein MESLALAFSSGWASGINSYLVVLVLGLADRVGTFASIPDVLGRWEVLTVAALMYVFEFVADKIPYVDSAWDVVSTAIRPLVGGVVGVLIAGDSASLNELLGGVVGGGSALASHSVKTGTRMAVNTVPEPFSNIGISVGEDVAVLAVVWFAIEHPYAAAAIAAVLLVAGLVLLWLAWRTVRRGWARFRAWRERRSGPGRSRDQPA, from the coding sequence GTGGAATCACTCGCCCTGGCGTTCTCCTCGGGCTGGGCCAGCGGGATCAACAGCTACCTGGTCGTGCTCGTCCTCGGCCTGGCCGACCGGGTCGGCACCTTCGCCTCGATCCCCGACGTGCTCGGCCGCTGGGAGGTGCTCACGGTCGCCGCGCTGATGTACGTCTTCGAGTTCGTCGCCGACAAGATCCCGTACGTCGACTCCGCGTGGGACGTCGTCTCCACCGCGATCCGCCCCCTGGTGGGCGGCGTCGTGGGCGTGCTCATCGCCGGTGACTCGGCGTCGCTGAACGAGTTGCTCGGCGGCGTCGTGGGCGGCGGCAGCGCGCTCGCGTCGCACTCGGTCAAGACGGGCACCCGGATGGCGGTCAACACGGTGCCCGAGCCGTTCAGCAATATCGGCATCAGCGTCGGCGAGGACGTCGCCGTGCTCGCCGTGGTGTGGTTCGCGATCGAGCACCCGTACGCCGCCGCGGCGATCGCCGCGGTCCTGCTGGTCGCGGGCCTGGTGCTGCTCTGGCTGGCCTGGCGCACCGTGCGGCGCGGTTGGGCACGGTTCCGCGCCTGGCGGGAGCGCCGGAGCGGTCCCGGCCGGTCGCGGGATCAGCCGGCCTGA
- a CDS encoding DUF5709 domain-containing protein: MSTNDPEQYEGYSVDDEDQLQPEDTLADGDVEDELDRGYSPPERYSAAQRYGNTPWEQAHDRPLDDRLAEEEPEPDPDAERSATADPEDPDAEVGDLRAGRLVEPDEGAGDDVEKDLVAEDVGIDGAGASAEEAAVHVIPDDEE; the protein is encoded by the coding sequence ATGAGCACCAACGATCCCGAGCAGTACGAGGGCTACAGCGTCGACGACGAGGACCAGCTCCAGCCCGAGGACACCCTGGCCGACGGAGACGTCGAGGACGAGCTCGACCGCGGCTACTCGCCGCCGGAGCGGTACTCCGCCGCCCAGCGCTACGGCAACACGCCGTGGGAGCAAGCACATGACCGGCCGCTCGACGACCGGCTGGCCGAGGAGGAGCCGGAACCCGACCCGGACGCGGAGCGGTCGGCGACCGCGGACCCGGAGGATCCCGACGCCGAGGTGGGCGACCTGCGCGCCGGCCGGCTGGTCGAGCCCGACGAGGGTGCCGGCGACGACGTCGAGAAGGACCTGGTCGCCGAGGACGTCGGCATCGACGGGGCAGGCGCCAGCGCCGAGGAGGCGGCCGTGCACGTCATCCCCGACGACGAGGAGTGA
- a CDS encoding FAD-dependent oxidoreductase translates to MSRPRVVVAGLGDSGLLTAIHLARAAVDVVGISSKPGLVSGQELGLRLARPEAWARDYRIGFDRFRRLDGAEVVHGELTGLDPVARTVAVGDRRIGYDVLVIATGVSNGFWRRPGFQSEADVSAAVEQAHRRLAAAAAVLVVGGGAAAVSTALQAATRWPGTTVRLAFPGERALPRHHPRVWDVVRRRLDAAGVELLPGHRADVPVGFAADEITSGPVAWATGQAATPADAVVWAIGRVRPNTAWLPAGLLDEDGFVRVEPTLRVPGAPGAFAVGDVAATDPLRSSARNRADKLLAANIRAHLAGRSLRAFQPPRRRWGSVLGPETDGLRVFAPSGHPFRIPAWSVHRVLQPWVVRRGIYRGVRLP, encoded by the coding sequence GTGAGCCGGCCCCGCGTCGTCGTCGCGGGTCTCGGCGACAGCGGGCTGCTGACCGCGATCCATCTCGCCCGGGCCGCGGTCGACGTCGTGGGGATCTCCAGCAAGCCCGGGCTCGTGAGCGGTCAGGAGCTCGGGCTGCGCCTGGCTCGTCCCGAGGCGTGGGCCCGGGACTATCGGATCGGCTTCGACCGGTTCCGCCGCCTCGACGGCGCCGAGGTCGTCCACGGTGAGTTGACCGGCCTCGACCCGGTGGCGCGGACCGTTGCGGTCGGCGACCGGCGGATCGGCTACGACGTACTGGTGATCGCCACCGGCGTGAGCAACGGGTTCTGGCGCCGGCCCGGCTTCCAGAGCGAGGCCGACGTCAGTGCCGCCGTCGAGCAGGCGCACCGGCGGCTCGCGGCCGCGGCGGCCGTGCTCGTGGTCGGCGGCGGCGCCGCGGCGGTCAGCACGGCGCTCCAGGCCGCGACCCGGTGGCCCGGTACGACGGTGCGGCTGGCCTTCCCCGGTGAGCGGGCCCTGCCACGGCACCATCCCCGGGTGTGGGACGTCGTGCGCCGACGGCTCGACGCCGCGGGCGTCGAACTGCTGCCGGGACACCGGGCCGACGTGCCGGTGGGCTTCGCCGCCGACGAGATCACGTCGGGCCCGGTGGCCTGGGCCACCGGCCAGGCGGCGACGCCTGCCGACGCGGTCGTGTGGGCGATCGGCCGGGTGCGGCCGAACACGGCGTGGCTACCGGCCGGTCTGCTCGACGAGGACGGCTTCGTCCGGGTCGAGCCGACGCTGCGGGTGCCGGGAGCGCCGGGGGCGTTCGCGGTCGGCGACGTCGCCGCCACCGACCCCCTCCGTTCGTCGGCTCGCAACCGGGCCGACAAGCTGCTGGCCGCCAACATCCGGGCCCACCTCGCCGGGCGCTCCCTGCGGGCCTTCCAGCCACCGCGGCGGCGCTGGGGCTCGGTGCTCGGTCCCGAGACGGACGGGTTGCGCGTGTTCGCGCCGTCGGGTCACCCGTTCCGGATCCCGGCGTGGTCCGTCCACCGGGTGCTCCAGCCGTGGGTCGTACGTCGCGGCATCTACCGCGGGGTGCGGCTGCCCTGA